One segment of Leptospirillum ferrooxidans C2-3 DNA contains the following:
- the secF gene encoding protein translocase subunit SecF, with translation MIELIKNPSIDFMAKRKITLGISAGFLLLGFVAIGAIATGHANLGIDFAGGTAIQVHFDKTIPVSNVREILSKGGFSGAQIQNIQSSSDILIRAQAHENRNGSVSGKILAALKNGFPNDKMTIVSATEIGPSIGSELAGKAFLAILYSIIGIIVYIAFRFEFRFGLAAAISTFHNVVAVLGLLYIMGTEINLLIVTALLTLAGYSLTDTVVVFDRIREQMRRSSRQKMEEIINSGINQVLSRTVVVSSTVLIVLVALFFFGGPVIHDFSLTLLMGVIVGTYASIFVASPLLLLLPKGVKKPVQTGRTAL, from the coding sequence ATGATTGAACTCATTAAAAATCCGTCAATAGACTTTATGGCAAAAAGAAAAATCACGCTTGGAATATCGGCGGGATTTCTGTTGCTGGGCTTTGTTGCAATCGGAGCCATCGCCACTGGCCATGCGAACCTCGGAATCGATTTCGCAGGAGGAACGGCCATTCAGGTTCACTTCGACAAGACGATTCCCGTTTCAAATGTCAGGGAAATTCTTTCGAAGGGTGGGTTTTCAGGAGCGCAGATCCAGAACATACAGTCGTCAAGCGACATCCTGATCAGGGCCCAGGCCCATGAAAACCGCAATGGATCGGTTTCAGGGAAAATCCTTGCGGCTTTAAAAAATGGATTTCCCAACGATAAGATGACCATTGTTTCTGCTACCGAAATTGGTCCATCGATTGGTTCAGAACTTGCCGGAAAAGCCTTTTTGGCCATCTTGTACTCCATTATCGGAATCATTGTCTATATCGCATTCCGGTTCGAGTTCCGTTTCGGTCTGGCGGCAGCCATATCGACATTCCATAATGTGGTCGCCGTACTCGGTCTTCTTTACATCATGGGAACGGAGATCAATCTCCTGATTGTGACTGCCCTGCTGACACTTGCGGGATATTCCCTCACGGATACAGTGGTTGTCTTCGACAGGATTCGGGAACAGATGCGCAGATCCAGCAGACAGAAGATGGAAGAGATCATCAATTCCGGGATCAATCAGGTTCTTTCACGCACAGTTGTGGTATCATCAACTGTGCTGATTGTTCTGGTCGCCTTGTTCTTCTTTGGCGGGCCGGTCATCCATGATTTCTCCCTGACATTGTTGATGGGTGTCATTGTGGGGACCTACGCCTCCATTTTTGTTGCAAGTCCTCTTCTCCTCCTGTTGCCTAAAGGGGTGAAGAAGCCCGTACAGACAGGACGAACCGCCCTGTAA
- the secD gene encoding protein translocase subunit SecD: protein MKKKLGFRIALLTGAVIISFLLILPSLPLWNNVPDSVKKFLPEGKISLGLDLKGGMSVTLEVDQDKAVSGTIDEMVTGLKEAGFSAVRSGDSVVLTVPRGPHRAAVRKSISKRYPAITETSKNDTTVTFSLPAREVKRIREHAMTQAVEVIRNRIDQFGVSEPVISRQGKNRILIELPGVSDPERAMALIGRTARLEFMLVDDRNPQAENIIEKKVPVPADDILLSGQPSEKTGGLSTPYLLKKQALMTGEMISDARVSFGQFNEPYVSMTFNSAGAKLFDEITKDHVKQLLAIVLDNRVYSAPVIQEEISGGQAQITGSFSLKEAKDLSIVLRSGALPAPVRILQNVTVGPSLGRDSIQSGIRATVLAVILVLLFMAFYYRFSGVIADFALVLNLIILVGALAALHATLTLPGIAGIILTVGMGVDSNVLILERIREEIRAGKPVRTSIDAGYDKAFLTIVDSHVTTLITALILFIFGTGPIKGFAVTLSVGIGINLFTALVGTRVVYDYMASRKKMQKLSI from the coding sequence ATGAAGAAAAAGCTTGGATTCCGGATCGCCCTTCTGACAGGGGCGGTCATTATTTCTTTTCTCCTGATTTTGCCTTCACTCCCGCTTTGGAACAATGTTCCGGACAGCGTCAAAAAATTTCTGCCGGAAGGCAAGATCTCCCTTGGTCTCGATTTGAAGGGAGGTATGTCTGTCACGCTTGAAGTGGACCAGGACAAGGCGGTTTCAGGGACTATCGATGAAATGGTCACGGGTCTCAAGGAGGCCGGTTTCTCCGCTGTTCGTTCCGGAGATTCGGTCGTTCTGACCGTCCCCCGGGGACCGCATCGGGCTGCAGTCAGAAAGAGCATTTCCAAACGTTATCCCGCCATCACCGAAACCTCCAAAAATGACACAACCGTCACCTTTTCCCTTCCTGCCAGGGAGGTCAAGCGTATTCGCGAGCATGCCATGACCCAGGCTGTCGAAGTCATCAGAAATCGAATCGACCAGTTTGGCGTCTCCGAACCGGTGATTTCCCGTCAGGGAAAAAATCGGATCCTGATCGAACTGCCGGGAGTGAGTGATCCGGAAAGGGCCATGGCCCTGATCGGACGAACGGCCCGACTCGAGTTCATGCTTGTCGATGACAGGAATCCCCAGGCGGAAAATATTATCGAGAAAAAGGTTCCTGTCCCGGCCGATGATATTCTTCTGTCCGGACAGCCTTCGGAGAAGACAGGAGGGCTTTCCACCCCTTATCTCCTGAAAAAACAGGCTTTGATGACAGGCGAGATGATTTCTGATGCCAGAGTCTCGTTTGGTCAGTTCAATGAGCCTTATGTCTCGATGACATTCAATTCGGCCGGGGCAAAACTGTTTGACGAAATCACAAAGGACCACGTCAAGCAGCTTCTGGCCATTGTCCTTGACAACCGTGTCTACAGCGCACCGGTGATCCAGGAAGAAATCTCGGGCGGGCAGGCCCAGATCACGGGATCCTTTTCTCTCAAGGAAGCGAAAGACCTTTCGATTGTGCTCCGCTCCGGAGCCCTTCCGGCTCCTGTCCGCATTTTACAGAATGTCACCGTCGGTCCCTCCCTTGGACGGGATTCCATCCAGTCCGGCATACGGGCAACGGTTCTTGCCGTGATTCTGGTTCTTCTGTTCATGGCCTTTTACTATCGCTTCTCCGGCGTGATCGCCGACTTTGCACTGGTTTTGAATCTGATCATACTTGTGGGAGCTCTGGCAGCTCTTCATGCCACTCTCACGCTTCCGGGCATCGCTGGAATCATCCTGACTGTCGGTATGGGTGTGGATTCCAATGTTCTCATCCTCGAAAGAATCCGGGAAGAGATCAGGGCCGGAAAACCAGTCAGAACGTCCATTGATGCCGGCTATGACAAGGCCTTTTTGACGATCGTTGACTCCCATGTGACAACCTTGATCACCGCACTCATTCTGTTCATCTTTGGAACAGGACCGATCAAGGGTTTTGCCGTCACACTGTCCGTCGGAATCGGAATCAATCTTTTTACGGCGCTCGTTGGAACACGCGTTGTCTATGACTATATGGCCTCCAGGAAAAAGATGCAGAAACTGTCCATCTGA
- the yajC gene encoding preprotein translocase subunit YajC, which produces MNSTSATLAQGEGNPLLSMLPIILVIVLMYILIIMPQKRRQKKHKLFLEGIRPGSKVLTSGGMIGTVRSVSEKTVEVEIAPEIVVTLVKPAILSSAADVA; this is translated from the coding sequence ATGAATAGCACATCCGCAACGCTTGCCCAGGGGGAGGGGAACCCACTTCTCTCCATGTTGCCAATCATCCTTGTTATCGTCCTGATGTATATACTGATCATCATGCCTCAAAAGCGCCGGCAGAAAAAGCACAAGCTGTTTCTTGAAGGAATCCGGCCAGGATCCAAGGTTCTGACCTCCGGTGGGATGATCGGAACGGTCAGATCCGTTTCCGAGAAAACCGTGGAGGTTGAGATTGCACCCGAAATCGTTGTCACACTGGTCAAACCGGCCATTCTGTCAAGCGCCGCGGATGTGGCCTAG
- the tgt gene encoding tRNA guanosine(34) transglycosylase Tgt, which translates to MKWIESHPQTEGKPRTGSLHTEAGIVETPNFMPVGTRGSVRGLSSDVLSRAGTEILLVNLFHLWLRPGERILKGAGGIRPFMGWKGPVLSDSGGFQILSLKERRKVSEEGVHFQSPYDGSSVFLSPEEVVRFSEEIGVTIAMVLDHLVSPEEGTGKNREALERTLRWAKRSLDARESVEGEMALFGIVQGGLDPELRQFCARELSGMTGLSGTIFDGYGIGGLGIGETPEERVSLVAAAIEPLPRNKPRYLMGVGYPEDLIQAVGEGVDLFDCVLPTRNARNGMLFTRSGRLIIRNAKYGEDFGPIDETCSCQTCQSYSRAYLHHLFRTGEMLGPVLNTIHNVTFYLSLMKEMREQLVMGTFSRWKNHMLTHMNSRGNNE; encoded by the coding sequence GTGAAGTGGATCGAGTCCCACCCGCAAACGGAAGGGAAGCCCAGGACAGGATCCCTTCACACAGAGGCCGGTATTGTTGAAACTCCGAACTTTATGCCGGTTGGCACACGGGGTTCGGTCCGGGGGCTAAGCTCGGATGTTCTCTCAAGGGCCGGAACTGAAATTCTTTTGGTGAATCTCTTTCATCTCTGGCTTCGTCCGGGGGAAAGGATTCTGAAAGGAGCGGGGGGCATTCGGCCGTTCATGGGCTGGAAAGGCCCGGTTCTCTCGGACAGCGGCGGCTTTCAGATTCTCTCTCTCAAGGAACGGAGGAAGGTTTCTGAAGAAGGGGTCCACTTTCAGTCTCCTTATGACGGATCGTCCGTTTTCCTTTCACCGGAAGAGGTCGTCCGTTTTTCCGAAGAGATCGGTGTGACCATCGCGATGGTTCTCGACCATCTTGTCTCTCCGGAAGAGGGGACGGGAAAAAACCGGGAAGCTCTCGAAAGGACCCTCCGGTGGGCGAAGAGATCTCTTGATGCCCGGGAATCGGTCGAAGGGGAGATGGCCCTTTTTGGGATTGTCCAGGGAGGACTTGATCCGGAGTTGCGCCAATTTTGCGCAAGAGAGCTTTCCGGCATGACAGGCCTTTCCGGAACCATATTCGATGGGTATGGAATCGGAGGTCTCGGAATAGGAGAAACTCCCGAGGAGCGAGTATCACTTGTTGCGGCGGCCATCGAGCCTCTGCCAAGAAACAAGCCCCGGTATCTGATGGGTGTTGGATATCCCGAAGACCTGATTCAGGCTGTCGGGGAGGGGGTCGATCTTTTCGACTGCGTATTGCCGACACGAAATGCCAGAAATGGAATGCTTTTTACCAGATCGGGCAGACTGATCATCAGGAATGCAAAATACGGGGAAGACTTTGGTCCGATTGACGAAACCTGCTCATGCCAGACCTGTCAGTCCTACTCAAGAGCCTATCTCCACCATCTGTTTCGGACGGGAGAGATGCTTGGACCTGTCTTGAACACGATCCACAATGTCACTTTTTATCTTTCTTTGATGAAAGAAATGCGGGAACAGCTCGTGATGGGAACCTTTTCAAGGTGGAAAAACCATATGCTCACTCACATGAACTCAAGGGGGAACAATGAATAG
- the argS gene encoding arginine--tRNA ligase: MLDRWLEKKISESVDDLLKEKGVNQSSLDILPKGVRIEFPKKAGFGDLASPVAMHLATSLKMAPRAIAIELQKKLSALQEITQIEVAGPGYLNITFTLEFLHECLKNLLDTDRSPVTPVTSPKKILIEYVSANPTGPLHVGHGRGAAYGNSIARILKILGHEVTSEYYINNAGNQMDLLARSTYLAWRALQGDLSDEEKTRILPDGSSYQGSYVTEIAREIADNPNLLSEEEREHAQAGMDHSAGFLTRFSEIAEDRIMEGIRKDLMRFGIGFDRYFSEKTLHAADPVEGKTAIDRCLDEIRNFSNASSSTGLADIPDLFEEEGALWLRTTRLGDDKDRVLRKSDGNLTYYAADIAYHREKISRGHDLFIDVWGADHHGYILRMQAAMKTLNALNGTNAELKVALIQLVNLLREGKPVGMSKRSGDFVTLSDVLDEVGVDATRFLYLTRSHESSLDFDLEIAKSKSMDNPVYYVQYAHARVCNLLKQAEIRGIRVPARWTLEHLSPLVGADEKTLIMLLDRFDLVVSECGSMMEVHPLTDYLTELAGQFHRYYFHNRILSPESGGEALILARLALSSAVGRIIQLGLSLLGVSAPESM; this comes from the coding sequence TTGCTGGATCGTTGGCTTGAAAAAAAAATATCTGAGTCTGTGGATGATCTTCTGAAGGAAAAGGGAGTCAATCAGTCCTCCCTGGACATTCTTCCCAAGGGCGTCCGAATAGAGTTCCCCAAAAAAGCCGGGTTTGGAGATCTGGCTTCCCCGGTTGCGATGCATCTTGCGACCTCTCTGAAGATGGCTCCAAGGGCGATTGCCATCGAGCTTCAGAAAAAGCTTTCCGCCCTACAGGAAATTACCCAGATAGAAGTGGCCGGTCCGGGATACCTGAATATTACCTTTACCCTGGAATTTTTGCATGAATGCCTGAAAAATCTCCTCGATACTGATCGCTCGCCCGTGACCCCTGTAACATCCCCCAAAAAGATTCTGATCGAATATGTCAGTGCAAACCCGACGGGTCCATTGCATGTGGGACACGGAAGGGGGGCTGCCTACGGCAACAGCATTGCGAGAATCTTAAAAATACTGGGCCATGAGGTGACTTCCGAGTACTACATCAACAATGCCGGTAACCAGATGGATCTTCTGGCCAGATCGACCTATCTTGCCTGGAGAGCTTTGCAGGGGGATCTGTCCGACGAGGAAAAAACCAGGATTCTTCCGGACGGAAGCTCTTATCAGGGTTCCTATGTCACCGAAATCGCCAGGGAAATCGCCGATAATCCAAACCTCCTGTCGGAGGAAGAGAGGGAACATGCCCAAGCCGGAATGGATCATTCTGCCGGTTTTCTGACCCGTTTTTCCGAAATTGCGGAAGATCGGATCATGGAGGGAATCCGGAAGGACCTTATGCGTTTCGGAATCGGATTCGATCGCTACTTTTCGGAGAAAACCCTGCATGCGGCCGATCCTGTCGAAGGAAAAACAGCCATTGACAGATGTCTTGACGAGATCAGGAACTTTTCAAACGCATCCTCATCGACAGGATTGGCGGATATCCCGGATCTTTTTGAGGAAGAAGGAGCCTTATGGCTCAGGACAACCCGTCTGGGAGATGACAAAGACCGCGTCCTGAGAAAGAGTGATGGGAACCTGACCTACTATGCCGCCGATATCGCCTATCATCGCGAAAAAATTTCCCGGGGACACGATCTCTTTATCGATGTCTGGGGAGCGGATCATCATGGTTATATCCTGCGCATGCAAGCCGCAATGAAAACACTGAACGCCCTTAATGGAACAAACGCCGAACTGAAGGTGGCGCTTATCCAGCTGGTCAACCTCCTTCGTGAGGGCAAGCCGGTGGGAATGTCCAAACGGTCCGGGGACTTCGTGACTCTTTCAGACGTTCTGGACGAAGTCGGGGTAGACGCAACACGCTTTTTGTACCTGACAAGAAGCCATGAATCCTCCCTCGACTTTGATCTCGAAATTGCAAAAAGCAAGTCGATGGACAATCCGGTCTACTATGTTCAGTACGCCCATGCCAGAGTCTGCAATTTGCTCAAGCAGGCCGAAATAAGGGGGATCAGGGTTCCAGCCAGATGGACCCTCGAGCATCTCTCCCCACTGGTCGGTGCCGATGAAAAGACGCTGATCATGCTTCTCGACCGATTTGATCTGGTCGTTTCAGAGTGCGGATCCATGATGGAAGTCCATCCCCTGACGGATTACCTCACTGAGCTTGCCGGGCAATTTCACCGGTACTACTTCCATAACCGGATCCTTTCTCCCGAATCTGGCGGGGAAGCCTTGATCCTTGCCCGGCTCGCCCTTTCCTCCGCAGTGGGCCGGATCATTCAGCTTGGTCTCTCCCTTTTGGGTGTTTCTGCTCCGGAGAGCATGTGA
- a CDS encoding phosphoribosyltransferase, translated as MALFSDRNDAAEKLSAELMSYKGRFPLIIAIPRGAVPMGEIIANRLSGELDIVLVRKIGAPGNPEFAIGSVDESGWAHLSGEPGSSPSYITMERNRQLAVIKDRRRIYTPFSKPIDRSGRIVIVVDDGLATGATMIAALHSILESHPSRLIVAIPVAARDALEKVREWADEVVCLSAPQDFGSVGQFYDAFPQVTDSEVCEIMGRTKKH; from the coding sequence ATGGCCTTGTTTTCAGACCGGAACGATGCCGCCGAAAAGCTTTCGGCGGAGCTGATGTCCTATAAGGGAAGATTTCCTCTGATCATTGCCATTCCAAGGGGAGCGGTCCCCATGGGAGAGATCATTGCGAATAGACTTTCCGGGGAGCTCGATATTGTTCTGGTCCGCAAGATCGGAGCACCCGGCAATCCCGAATTTGCGATCGGATCGGTGGATGAATCCGGGTGGGCTCACCTGTCCGGAGAACCGGGCAGCTCTCCCTCCTATATCACAATGGAACGAAACCGGCAGCTTGCCGTCATAAAGGATCGCAGACGCATTTACACACCGTTCTCGAAGCCGATCGATCGTTCCGGCCGCATCGTGATCGTGGTCGATGACGGCCTAGCAACCGGTGCGACAATGATCGCCGCTCTTCATTCGATCCTTGAAAGCCACCCCTCTCGCCTTATTGTGGCGATTCCGGTCGCAGCCAGGGATGCGCTGGAAAAGGTCAGGGAGTGGGCGGATGAAGTTGTCTGCCTTTCGGCTCCGCAAGATTTTGGTTCTGTCGGGCAGTTCTATGATGCGTTTCCGCAGGTCACGGACAGCGAAGTTTGCGAGATCATGGGACGGACCAAAAAACACTGA
- a CDS encoding host attachment protein, giving the protein MASDVGGRNNTASGQGSRPAVEWSTSPHEADLTRFTRVIEKELSSGRTHQKYDRLVIVALPEFVGKLRECLDNKVQETILQTIAKDYTGLSPKEMREKINAVILL; this is encoded by the coding sequence ATGGCAAGCGATGTCGGGGGAAGAAACAATACCGCTTCCGGACAGGGTTCCCGACCCGCTGTGGAATGGTCGACGTCTCCCCATGAAGCGGATTTGACCCGTTTTACCAGAGTTATTGAAAAAGAGCTATCCAGTGGCAGGACACATCAGAAGTATGATCGGCTCGTTATTGTGGCACTTCCCGAATTTGTGGGAAAATTGAGGGAGTGTCTTGATAACAAGGTTCAGGAAACAATCCTTCAAACGATCGCCAAGGATTATACGGGACTGTCTCCAAAAGAAATGCGAGAGAAAATCAATGCGGTCATTCTTCTCTGA
- a CDS encoding host attachment protein, whose amino-acid sequence MSTTWILSANRSTATIYQSQGTGQPWTLVKTLDHPEKQ is encoded by the coding sequence ATGTCAACAACATGGATTCTTTCGGCAAACCGGTCAACGGCAACCATTTACCAGAGTCAGGGCACGGGACAGCCATGGACACTCGTAAAAACCTTGGATCATCCTGAAAAACAGTGA
- the tsaD gene encoding tRNA (adenosine(37)-N6)-threonylcarbamoyltransferase complex transferase subunit TsaD, with product MKLLGIETSCDDTSVALVDETGATLFLETLGQETLHERYGGVVPEVASRAHAQILPSLVQKAFQETNTDISELLAIAVTRGPGLSGSLLVGVSFAKGLAFPHEIPIVPVHHVIAHLRGAFDQISDLHGKTLGLVVSGGHTHLYDVTRWPKLKLISRTVDDAAGETFDKGGKLMGLPFPGGPAIERMASVNTRSILPLTKGPIRTEDPLNFSFSGMKTAFSLKLRQTIHANAGVLSCEDQSLWADSLQTAILDHLFSRITKVIEAESPDTFLLGGGVAINRALRTRMEKLCHQKGINLLMAPPKLCGDNALSIAMIGLDSMKQGLFTPFPYRNFSVQARWDPSE from the coding sequence TTGAAACTTCTGGGTATAGAAACATCTTGTGACGATACATCTGTAGCCCTGGTCGATGAGACCGGGGCTACTTTATTTCTGGAAACGCTTGGCCAGGAAACTCTCCACGAGCGGTATGGAGGAGTTGTTCCTGAAGTGGCCTCAAGGGCTCACGCCCAAATTCTCCCCTCTCTCGTCCAAAAGGCGTTTCAGGAAACCAATACGGATATCTCTGAACTTCTCGCAATCGCAGTCACCAGAGGACCAGGTCTTTCAGGATCCCTCCTGGTGGGGGTCTCCTTTGCAAAAGGTCTTGCCTTCCCCCATGAAATCCCCATCGTTCCCGTCCATCATGTCATTGCCCATCTTCGTGGGGCCTTCGACCAGATCTCGGATCTTCACGGAAAAACATTGGGTCTCGTTGTTTCCGGAGGCCACACCCATCTTTATGACGTGACCCGCTGGCCCAAGCTGAAGCTGATATCCAGAACGGTCGATGATGCCGCGGGAGAAACCTTTGACAAGGGTGGAAAGCTCATGGGGCTGCCATTTCCCGGAGGGCCGGCGATAGAGAGGATGGCCAGTGTCAACACCCGCTCAATCCTTCCCTTGACCAAAGGTCCCATCCGAACGGAAGATCCGCTGAATTTCAGCTTTAGCGGGATGAAAACGGCTTTTTCCCTGAAGCTTCGGCAAACCATCCATGCCAATGCCGGGGTGTTGTCTTGCGAAGATCAGTCTTTATGGGCGGATTCCTTGCAGACGGCGATTTTGGACCATCTGTTCAGCCGAATCACCAAAGTCATCGAAGCTGAGTCACCCGATACCTTTCTCCTGGGGGGCGGCGTGGCCATCAACCGGGCTTTGCGAACACGCATGGAGAAACTGTGTCACCAAAAAGGGATCAACCTTCTGATGGCCCCTCCAAAACTCTGTGGAGATAATGCCCTTTCCATCGCCATGATTGGCCTTGATTCCATGAAACAGGGACTTTTCACCCCTTTTCCCTATCGGAATTTTTCCGTTCAGGCCCGATGGGATCCCTCCGAATAG